The Apium graveolens cultivar Ventura chromosome 6, ASM990537v1, whole genome shotgun sequence genome contains a region encoding:
- the LOC141663611 gene encoding germin-like protein 9-3, producing the protein MASPKSILNHVFLLVSAFAVIEIAMAGDPDILTDFVVPANLTSVDGNFFTFTGLRVLVGGQTPPGFKIFKASMAEFPALNGQSVSYAALQFPAGTTNPPHTHPRASELLFVVDGTLEVGLIDTTNKLYTRTLQTGDMFVFPKGLVHFQYNADPKKSVLAISSFGSSSAGTVSVPSTVFATGIDDNILALSFKSDVATIQKIKAGLAPKP; encoded by the coding sequence ATGGCCTCGCCAAAATCAATATTGAACCACGTTTTCTTACTAGTATCGGCTTTTGCAGTTATAGAGATAGCAATGGCAGGTGATCCAGACATCCTTACAGATTTTGTAGTCCCAGCAAATCTGACCTCAGTCGACGGGAACTTCTTTACGTTCACTGGCCTTAGGGTACTGGTCGGTGGGCAAACACCACCTGGTTTCAAGATTTTTAAAGCAAGCATGGCTGAATTCCCAGCTCTCAATGGCCAAAGTGTTTCGTATGCTGCTCTTCAGTTCCCTGCAGGCACCACAAATCCTCCCCACACTCATCCTCGTGCATCAGAGCTTCTTTTCGTTGTTGATGGAACTCTAGAAGTAGGCCTGATTGACACGACTAACAAGCTTTACACTCGAACACTTCAAACTGGTGACATGTTTGTGTTTCCTAAAGGGCTTGTTCACTTTCAGTACAATGCTGATCCAAAAAAGTCTGTTTTGGCAATCTCTTCATTCGGAAGTAGTAGTGCAGGAACCGTTTCAGTTCCGAGCACAGTTTTTGCCACTGGGATTGATGATAACATCTTGGCTCTATCGTTTAAATCCGATGTTGCAACAATCCAGAAGATCAAGGCTGGTCTTGCCCCTAAGCCATGA